One window from the genome of Aquificaceae bacterium encodes:
- the rsmG gene encoding 16S rRNA (guanine(527)-N(7))-methyltransferase RsmG, which translates to MPIEELIVELFYRNRFELSKEQVEKFKIYLQELKRWNKVHNLTAIEDEREIILRHFVDSLTVSLCLREKAIQIDGLSVCDVGSGAGFPGVPLKIYYGDKIDLTLIEAVAKKCSFLEYLKVKLGIEYRVLCKEAQKVQENFDLVVCRALGKTEKILPLLQRLSNRYIVVMRGAEPFEGYDHCKIELTDIRSYILFLAKTR; encoded by the coding sequence ATTCCTATTGAAGAACTCATAGTAGAACTCTTTTACAGAAACCGCTTTGAACTCTCCAAGGAACAGGTAGAGAAATTCAAGATTTATCTACAAGAACTAAAAAGATGGAACAAGGTGCACAACCTTACCGCTATAGAGGATGAAAGAGAAATAATCCTGAGACATTTTGTGGATTCGCTGACCGTTAGCTTGTGTTTAAGAGAAAAAGCTATACAGATAGATGGTCTTTCTGTGTGTGATGTGGGGAGTGGAGCTGGTTTTCCGGGAGTGCCTCTTAAGATATACTACGGGGATAAGATAGACTTGACTTTGATAGAAGCGGTAGCAAAAAAGTGTTCCTTTTTGGAATATCTCAAGGTAAAACTCGGAATTGAATATAGAGTGCTATGCAAGGAAGCTCAAAAAGTTCAAGAAAACTTTGACCTTGTGGTTTGCAGAGCCCTTGGAAAAACTGAAAAGATACTACCTCTGCTCCAAAGGCTTTCCAATAGATACATAGTGGTTATGAGGGGTGCAGAACCTTTTGAGGGATACGACCACTGCAAGATAGAGCTCACAGACATTAGGAGCTAC